GGGCGCTCGCCCTGGTCAGCCTCCTGATCGGGCTGGCCGCCCAGCTCGGTGTGCTGGGTCACCAGAGGGCCGGGTCGGGCGGGCACTTCGGCTGGGCGACGTTGGTCTCGGTCGGCACCACGCTGAGCGGGCTGGCGGTCTGTGTCTGGCTGCTGCGGCTGCCGGGTGCCGCCAGCACCGTGGCGACCACCGTCCGGCTGGCCCTCGACGGGCTGGTGATGGCCAGCGCGCTCTGGTTCGTCGGCTGGGTGCTCTTCTCCGAGCCGACCCGGCTGCTCGGCTCCGCCACGCCGGTCGCCTGCGCGCCGATCCTGCTCGCCACGGTCAGTACGGCCTCGACCGCCGGGCTCGCCCTGATCGTCACGCTGCGGGCCACCCCCCGCCGCCGGCTGGCGGTCTTCGGCCTCGGGACTACCGCGGTGAACCTGGGCGGGCTCGGCGTCGCCGCCGGGCTCTGCCAGGGCGGCACGACGTTGGTTCTGGCCTCCGCCGCGCTGCTCGCGGTGGGGTTGCTGGTCGCCGCCCTGGTCATGTCCGGGCAGGCGCCGCCGGGGCAGGTCGAGATCGACCTGATCCAGCGCGACGGCGAGTACGCCATCGCGCCGATGCTGGCCATGGCCACCTCGGCCATGTACCACCTCAGTCAGGACGGCCGCTTCGACGCGTGGGGCATCGTCGCCGGCAGCGTGGAGGGCTTCGCGCTGGTGGCCCGCCAGCATCTCACCCTGCGTGACCTGCGCGGGTACGCCGGCCGGCTGGCCGAGCGGGAGGCGCACTTCCGTGAGCTGGCGCACACCGACCCGCTGACCGGGCTGGCCAACCGACGGGGGCTGCTGGGGCAGCTGCACGGCTGGGCGGGTCAGGGCCGCCCGCACGTGCTGCTCGGCCTCGACCTGGACGGCTTCAAGATCGTTAACGACATGCGCGGCCACGACGTGGGCGACGCCGTGCTGGCCGAGGTGGGCCGGCGGCTGCGCGACAACCTGCGGCCCGGTGACGTCGCGGCCCGCCTCGGCGGGGACGAGTTCGCCGTGTTGATCGACGGTGGCGCGGTGGAGGCCGACCGGGTGGCCCAGCGCCTGCTGGAGGTGCTCGGGCAGCCCTACGACCAGCCCGACGGGCCGGTCTTCCTCTCGGTCAGCATCGGGGTGGCCGAACCCAGCGGTCAGCCCGACGTGCAGCTGTTGCTGCGCCACGCCGACCTCGCGCTGCGCTACGCCAAGCAGCGGGGCAAGAACCGCATCGAGCAGTACGACAGCGCCTACGACCAGCTGCTGCGCCGGCGTACCACGGTCGAGCACGAGCTGCGCGGCGCGATCGAGCGCGACGAGCTGCGGCTGGCCTTCCAGCCGGTCGCCTCGCTGCCCTCGGTGCGTCCGGTCGGCGCCGAGGCGCTGCTGCGCTGGCACCACCCGGAGCTGGGCAACGTACGCCCGGACGAGTTCATCCCGCTGGCCGAGGAGTGCGGGATGATCGCCAAGCTCGGTGCCTGGGTGCTGCACCAGGCCTGCCACCAGTTGTCCCGCTGGCTGGCCGACGGCCACGACGTGTGGGTGTCGGTGAACGTCTCCCCGCGCGAGCTGCACGCCCCGGAGTACGTCGTGCAGGTCGCCGAGGCGCTGCGGGCCCACCGGGTGCCGCCGCAGCGGCTGGTGCTGGAGGTCACCGAGCACGCGGTCGCCACCGACCTCGACGAGCTGATCCGCCGGCTGACCGCGCTGCGCCGCACCGGGGTGCGGATCGCGCTCGACGACTTCGGCGCGGGTTACTCCTCGCTGGGCCAGCTGCGCCGGTTGCCGATCGACATCCTCAAGATCGACCACAGCCTGGTCGCCGAGCACGAGCCGGTACGTCCCGCCGACCGGGAGGGCCCACCCTTCGCCCCCATGGTCGACATCGTGATGCGGCTGGGCCACCAGCTCGGTCTGGAGGTCATCGCCGAAGGCGTGACCAACCCCACGGAATTGGCCGCGGTGGTCGCCGCCGGCTGCCGGTTCGGCCAGGGAGCGCTCTTCGGCTGGGGTGTGCCGGCCGAACACCTGGAGGCGATGTTGGAGGCGGCCACCTCGCCGGGGATGCGCCGCGCGCCCGCCCAGCGCGCCGTCGACACCCGTCCTGAGCAGGAAGAACACGCCGGCGGCGGCGCGTCGGAGCAAGCCACGCCGGAGTCCGTTAACCAACATGTGGGAGCAGTTGACTCAGCGCGTGAGATGCGTCAGGCTTAGCCCCATGTCGTCGAACCGGTCGCTGCGAGTACTTACCTGAGCGCACTCTCCCCCGTCGAGAGTGCGCTGGCCCCGTGCATCTGCACGAGGGCCGTTTTTATTGCCGTCGGAACCCACCCGCGGGCCCGCCCGTGTTGCACTCAAGCAGAGCCTGACCATTCCAGCCGAAGGCCAGAACCGTCATGACGAGACCCACGCCCGAGACCCTCGCCCACTCCGCCAGGCGGGCCCGCGCGGCCGCCGAGCCGGCGAGCGACGCCGACCACACTCCCACCACCCGCGCCACGGTCACCCCGGCCGCTCCCGCGGTACGGGCACCCGAGCCGGCCCAGATCTCCGGTGCCGGTTCGCTGGTGCGGTCCCTGGAGGCCCTCGGGGTCGACGTCGTCTTCGGTATCCCCGGTGGGGCGATCCTGCCGGCCTACGACCCGCTCTACGACTCCACCGTCCGGCACATCCTGGTCCGCCACGAGCAGGGCGCCGGCCACGCCGCCACCGGGTACGCCCAGGCGACCGGCCGGGTCGGCGTCTGCATCGCCACCTCCGGCCCCGGCGCGACCAACCTGGTCACCCCGATCGCCGACGCGTACATGGACTCGGTGCCGATGGTCGCGATCACCGGCCAGGTCGCCCGCCCGATGATCGGCACGGACGCCTTCCAGGAGGCGGACATCCAGGGCATCACCCTGCCGATCACCAAGCACAACTTCCTGGTGCAGACCGCCGAGGAGATCCCGCGCATCCTGGCCGAGGCGTTCCACCTGGCCTCCACCGGTCGGCCCGGCCCGGTGCTGGTCGACATCCCCAAGGACGTCCTGCAGGCCGCGACCACCTTCAGCTGGCCGCCCACCCTGGAGCTGCCCGGCTACCGGCCCACCCTGCACCCGCACGGCAAGCAGATCCGCGAGGCCGCCCGGCTGATGAGCAACGCCCGCCGCCCGGTGCTCTACGTCGGCGGCGGCGTGCTCAAGGCCGGCGCCACCGACGGGCTGCGCAAGCTCGCCGAGCTGACCGGCATCCCGGTGGTCACCACGCTGATGGCGCTTGGCGCGTTCCCCGACTCGCACCCGCAGCACCTGGGCATGCCGGGCATGCACGGCACGGTGGCCGCCGTGTACGGCCTGCAGAAGGCCGACCTGATCGTGGCCCTCGGCGCCCGCTTCGACGACCGGGTCACCGGCAAGCTCGACTCGTTCGCCCCGGACGCCACGGTGGTGCACGCCGACATCGATCCGGCGGAGATCGGCAAGAACCGGCACGCCGACGTGCCGATCGTGGGTGACGCGCGGCACGTGATCGACGAGTTGATCGCGGCGGTCACCGTGGAGCGCGCGGCCGGCCGCGAGGGTGCGCACGCCGACTGGTGGACCCAGCTCGACGACCTGCGTAACCGCTACCCGCTGGGCTACGACGAGCCGTCCGACGGCACCCTCTCCCCGCAGTACGTGATCAAGCGGCTGGGCGAGATCGCCGGCCCGGACACGATCTACGTCGCGGGGGTCGGCCAGCATCAGATGTGGGCCAGCCAGTTCATCTCCTACGAGAAGCCGCAGACCTGGCTCAACTCCGGTGGTCTCGGCACGATGGGGTACGCGGTGCCGGCCGCCATGGGCGCGAAGGTCGGCCGGCCCGACACCGTGGTCTGGGCGGTCGACGGCGACGGGTGCTTCCAGATGACCAACCAGGAGTTGGCCACCTGTGCCCTGGAGGGCATCCCGGTCAAGATCGCCGTGATCAACAACGGTAACCTCGGCATGGTCCGGCAGTGGCAGACGCTGTTCTACGGCGAGCGCTACTCCAACACCGAGCTGGGCACCCACAAGCACCGCATCCCCGACTTCGTCAAGCTCGCCGAGGCGCTCGGCTGTGTCGGTCTGCGCTGTGAGAACGCCGCCGACGTGGACAAGGTGATCGAGGCGGCGATGGCGATCGACGACGCGCCGGTGGTGGTCGACTTCGTGGTCGGCAAGGACGCCATGGTGTGGCCGATGGTCGCGGCCGGCACCAGCAACGACGAGATCATGTTCGCCCGGGGCGTCCGCCCCACCTTCGACGAGGACGATGTCTAGTCATGAACGAACGCACCGAGCGAAGCGAGGGCCGTGAGGGCATGACGAGAGAGGTGTGGTCATGAACGAACGCACCGAGCGAAGCGAGGGCCGTGAGGGCATGACGAGAGAGGCACAGCCATGACGGTGCACACGCTTTCCGTGTTGGTGGAGAACAAGCCGGGGGTGCTGGCCCGGGTCTCCGGCCTGTTCTCCCGGCGCGGGTTCAACATCGACAGCCTCGCCGTCGGGGAGACCGAGAATCCGGACGTGTCCCGGATCACCATCGTGGTCAACGCCGACCGGTCCCCGCTGGAGCAGGTCACCAAGCAGCTCAACAAGCTGGTCAACGTACTCAAGATCGTCGAACTGGATTCGCAGGTCTCGGTCGCCCGGGAGCTGCTGCTGGTCAAGGTGCGCGCCGACCGTTCGGCGCGGGCCCAGGTGCTGGAGACGGTGAACCTGTTCCGCGCCCGGGTGGTCGACGTCGCCCCGGACACCCTCACCGTCGAGGCGACCGGTACCCCGGACAAGCTGGACGCGCTCCTGCGCGACCTCGAACCCTTCGGCATCAAGGAAATGGTCCAGTCGGGCCTGGTGGCGATCGGGCGCGGCTCGCGTTCGATCACCGCCGGCCCGACGCTGCGGGCCGCCTGACCCCGCTCCAAACCGCACACCGTCCACGACGGGCCGCCCGGGCCGTCGTATCGAAAGGGAAGTCATGAGCGTTGAGGTGTTCTACGACGACGACGCCGACCTCGGCCTGATCCAGGCCAAGAAGGTCGCCGTGATCGGGTACGGCAGCCAGGGCCACGCCCACGCGCTGTCGCTGCGCGACTCCGGTGTCGACGTGGTCATCGGCCTGCCGGCGGGTTCGAAGAGCCGGCCCAAGGCCGAGGAGCAGGGGCTGCGGGTGCTCACGCCGGCCGAGGCGGCGGCCGAGGCCGACGTGATCATGATCCTGGCGCCGGACACCGCGCAGCGGTCGCTCTACACCGACGCGATCGCCCCCAACCTCGCCCCCGGCAAGGCGCTCTTCTTCGGCCACGGCTTCAACATCAGGTACGACCTGATCAAGCCGCCGGCCGACGTGGACGTGGCGATGGTCGCCCCGAAGGGCCCCGGTCACCTGGTCCGCCGGCAGTACGTCGACGGCAAGGGCGTGCCGTGTCTGGTCGCCGTCGAGCAGGACCCGAGCGGCACCGCGTTCCAGTTGGCGCTCTCCTACGCCAAGGGGATCGGTGGCACCCGGGCCGGTGCGATCAAGACCACCTTCACCGAGGAGACCGAGACCGACCTCTTCGGCGAGCAGGCGGTGCTCTGCGGTGGCGCGGCGGCGCTGGTGCAGACCGGGTTCGAGGTGCTCACCGAGGCCGGGTACGCCCCGGAGGTGGCGTACTTCGAGTGCCTGCACGAGCTGAAGCTGATCGTCGACCTGATGTACGAGGGCGGCATCGCCCGGATGCGCTACAGCGTCTCGGACACCGCCGAGTACGGCGACCTGTCCCGTGGCCCGCGGGTCATCGACGGCCGGGTCAAGGAGGAGATGCGCAAGATCCTCGGTGAGATCCAGTCCGGCGAGTTCGCCCGCGAGTGGGTTGCCGAGGACGAGGCCGGTCGGCCGAACTTCGCCAAGTGGCGGGCCGAGGGCGCGGTGCACCCGATCGAGGAGACCGGACAGAAGCTGCGCAACATGATGAGCTGGGTGGATCGGCCGATCACCGAGACCGCCTGAGCGACCGGCACGCCCCGACGGCCCGCCCCCGGGTTCTCCCCGACCCGGTGGCGGGCCGTCGCGCGGGAAAAGCACCTCCCCG
Above is a window of Micromonospora yangpuensis DNA encoding:
- the ilvN gene encoding acetolactate synthase small subunit, with protein sequence MTVHTLSVLVENKPGVLARVSGLFSRRGFNIDSLAVGETENPDVSRITIVVNADRSPLEQVTKQLNKLVNVLKIVELDSQVSVARELLLVKVRADRSARAQVLETVNLFRARVVDVAPDTLTVEATGTPDKLDALLRDLEPFGIKEMVQSGLVAIGRGSRSITAGPTLRAA
- the ilvC gene encoding ketol-acid reductoisomerase: MSVEVFYDDDADLGLIQAKKVAVIGYGSQGHAHALSLRDSGVDVVIGLPAGSKSRPKAEEQGLRVLTPAEAAAEADVIMILAPDTAQRSLYTDAIAPNLAPGKALFFGHGFNIRYDLIKPPADVDVAMVAPKGPGHLVRRQYVDGKGVPCLVAVEQDPSGTAFQLALSYAKGIGGTRAGAIKTTFTEETETDLFGEQAVLCGGAAALVQTGFEVLTEAGYAPEVAYFECLHELKLIVDLMYEGGIARMRYSVSDTAEYGDLSRGPRVIDGRVKEEMRKILGEIQSGEFAREWVAEDEAGRPNFAKWRAEGAVHPIEETGQKLRNMMSWVDRPITETA
- a CDS encoding acetolactate synthase large subunit, producing MTRPTPETLAHSARRARAAAEPASDADHTPTTRATVTPAAPAVRAPEPAQISGAGSLVRSLEALGVDVVFGIPGGAILPAYDPLYDSTVRHILVRHEQGAGHAATGYAQATGRVGVCIATSGPGATNLVTPIADAYMDSVPMVAITGQVARPMIGTDAFQEADIQGITLPITKHNFLVQTAEEIPRILAEAFHLASTGRPGPVLVDIPKDVLQAATTFSWPPTLELPGYRPTLHPHGKQIREAARLMSNARRPVLYVGGGVLKAGATDGLRKLAELTGIPVVTTLMALGAFPDSHPQHLGMPGMHGTVAAVYGLQKADLIVALGARFDDRVTGKLDSFAPDATVVHADIDPAEIGKNRHADVPIVGDARHVIDELIAAVTVERAAGREGAHADWWTQLDDLRNRYPLGYDEPSDGTLSPQYVIKRLGEIAGPDTIYVAGVGQHQMWASQFISYEKPQTWLNSGGLGTMGYAVPAAMGAKVGRPDTVVWAVDGDGCFQMTNQELATCALEGIPVKIAVINNGNLGMVRQWQTLFYGERYSNTELGTHKHRIPDFVKLAEALGCVGLRCENAADVDKVIEAAMAIDDAPVVVDFVVGKDAMVWPMVAAGTSNDEIMFARGVRPTFDEDDV
- a CDS encoding putative bifunctional diguanylate cyclase/phosphodiesterase, producing MVVPFPSDAVVAALSGLVAAAATVLLTVTARRRTGRCRATHRLLAGAGALALVSLLIGLAAQLGVLGHQRAGSGGHFGWATLVSVGTTLSGLAVCVWLLRLPGAASTVATTVRLALDGLVMASALWFVGWVLFSEPTRLLGSATPVACAPILLATVSTASTAGLALIVTLRATPRRRLAVFGLGTTAVNLGGLGVAAGLCQGGTTLVLASAALLAVGLLVAALVMSGQAPPGQVEIDLIQRDGEYAIAPMLAMATSAMYHLSQDGRFDAWGIVAGSVEGFALVARQHLTLRDLRGYAGRLAEREAHFRELAHTDPLTGLANRRGLLGQLHGWAGQGRPHVLLGLDLDGFKIVNDMRGHDVGDAVLAEVGRRLRDNLRPGDVAARLGGDEFAVLIDGGAVEADRVAQRLLEVLGQPYDQPDGPVFLSVSIGVAEPSGQPDVQLLLRHADLALRYAKQRGKNRIEQYDSAYDQLLRRRTTVEHELRGAIERDELRLAFQPVASLPSVRPVGAEALLRWHHPELGNVRPDEFIPLAEECGMIAKLGAWVLHQACHQLSRWLADGHDVWVSVNVSPRELHAPEYVVQVAEALRAHRVPPQRLVLEVTEHAVATDLDELIRRLTALRRTGVRIALDDFGAGYSSLGQLRRLPIDILKIDHSLVAEHEPVRPADREGPPFAPMVDIVMRLGHQLGLEVIAEGVTNPTELAAVVAAGCRFGQGALFGWGVPAEHLEAMLEAATSPGMRRAPAQRAVDTRPEQEEHAGGGASEQATPESVNQHVGAVDSAREMRQA